In Treponema vincentii, a single window of DNA contains:
- a CDS encoding ATP-binding protein has product MTTYFTTNGRVISDLLASYSNTFLAFLELVNNSIQAKATRIDITIDEYKLEEVSPIPTISITIVDNGEGVCFDDVEHKLFDIGTVSKATGKGIGRFAAFQIGKTVSIETVGEKNGKKTKTAFTLNSKTISTSHTKIILSI; this is encoded by the coding sequence ATGACTACTTATTTTACTACCAATGGCAGGGTTATTTCTGACCTTTTGGCTTCATATTCTAATACTTTTTTGGCATTTTTAGAGTTAGTCAATAACTCTATTCAAGCAAAGGCTACCAGAATAGATATAACAATAGATGAATATAAACTTGAGGAAGTCTCTCCGATACCGACTATCTCTATAACGATCGTTGACAACGGAGAGGGCGTGTGCTTTGATGATGTTGAACATAAGCTATTCGACATTGGTACTGTTTCTAAAGCAACCGGCAAGGGGATCGGACGATTTGCAGCCTTTCAGATTGGTAAAACAGTCTCAATCGAAACAGTCGGAGAAAAAAACGGCAAAAAAACAAAAACAGCCTTCACCTTGAATAGTAAAACAATCAGTACAAGTCATACAAAGATTATCCTATCAATATAG
- a CDS encoding tyrosine-type recombinase/integrase — MKSLGQPWCIFPRNKANGILYFQLKDKETGEYMTAKSTGTKDRNEAIRFASRCWAEYDRTGTVRYSTGNNIAATDEGTHVINADIKAYTQTAIDTIVQGVQGAVCHNNSVQPYSVSAAEYEDAPEEIKPLLDRLSTLTFYEYILLYWNYDESPFIKGKIRTGATPPNPERFYHHTTCIKKYEKYFPSCLLTEITGTKIDTMLGAIKGAGKLKESTMHKYYSICIQALRFAYRNNLLARDISQQITRESKATRKKAKKEAEKATFTKEEIRQLFNGEHNPFGSQINWLINEVLFKTGCRIGEIQALQMQDFIKNSDGYALKVDKNYCRTGKRLKCTKTERSDIVPLSADLAEKLLAHLESNPSQDDPEAFIFSSRRDAHKPFCYESFNDDFNRTMRRLGMKRTNLTIHSYRHTFATFLRLAGFSEEELKFLTRHDCIAEVRHYADHYTPEMEQLKYKAVSALDKIIE; from the coding sequence ATGAAAAGCCTAGGACAGCCGTGGTGTATCTTTCCGCGAAATAAAGCCAATGGGATTCTCTATTTCCAATTAAAAGATAAAGAAACCGGCGAATATATGACCGCAAAAAGTACCGGCACGAAGGATAGAAATGAAGCGATCCGTTTTGCCAGTCGGTGCTGGGCAGAATATGACCGTACCGGTACAGTCCGGTATAGTACCGGCAATAACATTGCAGCAACGGATGAAGGGACTCATGTTATCAACGCAGACATAAAGGCGTATACTCAAACGGCCATTGATACGATTGTGCAAGGCGTACAGGGCGCTGTTTGTCATAACAATTCCGTACAGCCATACTCTGTATCAGCCGCAGAATACGAAGATGCTCCGGAAGAGATTAAACCACTTTTAGATCGACTATCAACGCTTACCTTTTATGAGTATATCCTCCTTTACTGGAACTATGATGAAAGTCCGTTCATTAAGGGCAAGATACGGACAGGCGCAACTCCGCCAAATCCTGAGCGATTTTACCATCATACAACATGTATTAAAAAGTATGAAAAGTATTTTCCTTCTTGCTTGCTTACCGAAATAACCGGCACGAAAATCGATACAATGCTCGGTGCAATTAAGGGGGCAGGTAAGCTGAAAGAAAGTACCATGCACAAATACTACTCTATCTGTATTCAAGCCCTTCGTTTTGCGTATCGCAATAACCTTCTTGCGCGAGATATTTCACAGCAGATAACGAGAGAATCAAAGGCAACGCGGAAAAAAGCTAAAAAAGAAGCGGAAAAGGCTACTTTTACAAAAGAGGAAATCCGGCAACTTTTCAATGGCGAGCATAATCCGTTCGGCTCTCAAATAAATTGGCTTATCAATGAAGTGCTGTTTAAAACCGGTTGCCGCATTGGAGAAATACAAGCCCTTCAGATGCAAGATTTTATCAAAAATTCAGACGGATATGCGCTCAAGGTTGACAAGAACTATTGCAGAACCGGCAAGCGGCTTAAATGTACAAAAACAGAACGCAGCGACATTGTTCCCCTTTCCGCCGACCTTGCAGAAAAATTGCTCGCACATCTTGAAAGCAACCCGTCTCAAGATGATCCGGAGGCATTTATATTTAGCTCCCGACGAGATGCACATAAACCGTTCTGCTATGAAAGTTTTAACGATGATTTTAATAGAACAATGAGACGATTAGGGATGAAGCGAACGAATTTGACAATACACAGCTATAGGCATACGTTTGCTACCTTTTTACGGCTTGCCGGATTTTCAGAAGAAGAGCTCAAATTTTTAACACGACACGACTGCATAGCTGAGGTGCGGCATTATGCCGACCACTATACGCCTGAAATGGAGCAACTCAAATACAAGGCAGTTAGCGCACTCGATAAAATTATAGAGTAA
- a CDS encoding SelB C-terminal domain-containing protein yields the protein MITIADARTATNLSRKYVIPLLNVLEKNGKVKRQENDRIVL from the coding sequence ATCATCACCATTGCAGATGCCCGTACCGCGACAAATCTTTCGCGCAAATATGTCATCCCCCTACTCAATGTTCTGGAAAAAAACGGCAAGGTAAAACGGCAGGAGAATGATAGAATTGTCTTGTAG
- the selB gene encoding selenocysteine-specific translation elongation factor has translation MAYILGTAGHVDHGKTALVKCLTGVETSHIPEEKKRGMTIELGFAALEDPVHGTVGIVDVPGHERFIRNMVAGTWGLDAAMLIVAADDGWMQMSSDHLRVLKAMHINSILLVITKSDLADPDMIELIREDANRHCREILGRELPSVAVSAHTGAGIDELKKKITELLSAVRTAPLDKPFLYIDRAFTLKGIGITVTGTLRGKSIAVGDQLALYPGGTECKIKNIQNHHADVSSSESGMRTALNLKISERKR, from the coding sequence ATGGCATATATTTTAGGAACCGCCGGACACGTCGATCACGGCAAAACCGCATTGGTAAAATGCTTAACCGGAGTGGAAACCAGCCACATCCCCGAAGAAAAGAAGCGGGGTATGACTATTGAGCTAGGTTTTGCCGCCTTGGAAGATCCCGTACACGGAACGGTCGGCATCGTCGATGTTCCCGGACACGAACGGTTTATCCGTAACATGGTGGCAGGCACGTGGGGACTTGACGCAGCAATGCTGATTGTCGCAGCAGACGACGGATGGATGCAGATGTCGTCGGATCACCTGCGGGTACTTAAAGCGATGCATATCAACTCCATCCTGTTGGTCATAACCAAATCCGACTTGGCCGATCCCGATATGATCGAGCTGATACGGGAAGATGCAAACCGACATTGCCGCGAAATCCTCGGACGGGAATTACCCTCGGTGGCTGTTTCCGCACATACCGGCGCGGGTATCGACGAACTCAAGAAAAAAATTACGGAATTATTGAGCGCCGTCCGTACCGCTCCATTGGATAAGCCGTTCCTGTATATCGACCGCGCCTTTACGCTGAAAGGAATCGGCATCACGGTAACCGGTACGCTCCGCGGTAAAAGCATTGCCGTCGGCGATCAGCTTGCACTCTATCCCGGCGGAACCGAGTGCAAGATTAAAAACATCCAAAATCACCACGCCGACGTATCTTCTTCCGAATCGGGAATGCGGACGGCGCTCAACCTGAAAATATCCGAAAGGAAAAGGTAG
- the selA gene encoding L-seryl-tRNA(Sec) selenium transferase produces the protein MSTLVRAEAALMLNNNAAAVFLLLKALASGKEVIVARGQQVQIGGGFRIPDILREAGCTLVEVGTTNITTLEDITAAVTEQTAMVLWVHTSNYKIRGFTEQPSLSAIRQALPPEIILAVDQGSGVISLSLQDEPTVPALLKEGADLVCFSGDKVFGGPQCGWITGKKDLIALIARHPLMRTYRVGRAVAALMEETLVHYLNNGKSAAAEALLLDPAVIKKRSEKLVRKLPPGTACVVPYPFSLGGGSTPDEAFPSWAIMLHTHKPEAVKTALRFCSIPIIAIISEDRLLLHLAAVNPADDAYLIQELQEISKKIIEVR, from the coding sequence ATGAGTACGCTTGTCCGTGCGGAAGCGGCGCTGATGCTGAACAACAACGCCGCCGCCGTGTTTCTGTTACTTAAAGCGCTTGCAAGCGGGAAAGAGGTTATCGTTGCGCGCGGCCAGCAGGTGCAAATAGGCGGCGGCTTCCGCATCCCCGATATTCTGCGGGAGGCAGGCTGTACGCTCGTAGAAGTCGGCACTACCAACATCACCACCCTTGAAGACATTACCGCCGCCGTTACCGAACAGACGGCAATGGTGCTATGGGTGCATACCTCAAACTATAAGATCCGCGGCTTTACGGAGCAGCCCTCCCTGAGCGCCATCCGCCAGGCCTTACCGCCTGAGATTATTCTTGCGGTGGATCAAGGGTCAGGCGTTATTTCGCTTAGCCTACAAGACGAGCCGACCGTACCGGCCTTATTAAAAGAAGGCGCCGACCTCGTTTGTTTTTCGGGAGATAAGGTATTCGGCGGCCCTCAGTGCGGATGGATTACCGGCAAAAAAGATTTAATCGCGCTCATTGCCCGCCATCCGCTGATGCGCACCTATCGGGTAGGCCGCGCCGTTGCCGCTCTAATGGAAGAGACCCTCGTGCACTACCTGAATAACGGAAAGAGCGCCGCGGCCGAAGCGTTGCTGCTTGACCCTGCCGTGATAAAAAAACGGAGCGAAAAACTTGTGAGAAAACTGCCGCCCGGAACCGCATGTGTTGTCCCCTACCCTTTCTCGCTCGGCGGCGGCAGCACCCCCGACGAAGCCTTCCCGTCATGGGCAATTATGCTGCACACGCATAAACCGGAAGCGGTAAAGACAGCGCTGCGGTTTTGCAGCATTCCGATTATCGCTATTATTTCGGAGGACAGGCTGCTGCTACACCTTGCCGCCGTAAACCCTGCCGATGATGCATATCTTATCCAAGAATTACAGGAAATCTCTAAAAAAATTATAGAGGTACGTTGA
- a CDS encoding tRNA-dihydrouridine synthase, which yields MNSAEKLQTAAQHYPCAGWMIGRAAVQMPWVFEAIRRKHGSESRSGVTHAAETDEARAADTVSDGASNFAPYRIDLEQTALSFLQYLETEQPPEFFLTRAQRFFQFYCDNFSFAHYCRTRLLRAQSQEEMERVLHTYFEQVPEDKMIQI from the coding sequence ATCAATTCGGCAGAGAAACTGCAAACCGCCGCGCAGCACTATCCTTGCGCGGGGTGGATGATCGGGCGCGCTGCGGTACAAATGCCGTGGGTTTTTGAAGCAATACGCCGCAAGCACGGCAGCGAATCGAGATCAGGCGTAACCCATGCGGCCGAAACGGACGAAGCCCGCGCCGCCGATACAGTGAGTGATGGTGCGTCGAATTTTGCACCGTACCGTATCGACCTTGAACAAACGGCGTTATCGTTTTTGCAATACCTTGAAACCGAACAGCCGCCGGAATTCTTCCTTACACGGGCGCAGCGGTTCTTTCAGTTTTATTGCGACAATTTTTCGTTTGCACACTATTGCAGAACACGACTGCTGCGGGCACAGAGCCAAGAAGAAATGGAGCGCGTACTGCATACCTACTTTGAACAGGTTCCTGAGGATAAAATGATCCAAATTTAA
- a CDS encoding tRNA-dihydrouridine synthase, protein MRANPVPEKLVWQLTSPKAEAFAQAIPVVLQHGGIGVDLNMGCSAPPIVRTGAGVAWMLKPLNTTAEAVRSVKQALEAYSTEQGRSFRLSVKLRLGAAADYAYLLRFCTMLIDEGVQLITIHPRLQRQSYARPALHEYGCARKGFAYPGIRQRRHQFGRETANRRAALSLRGVDDRARCGTNAVGF, encoded by the coding sequence TTGCGGGCAAATCCCGTACCGGAAAAGCTGGTGTGGCAGCTCACTTCGCCTAAGGCGGAAGCATTCGCACAGGCGATACCGGTTGTACTGCAGCACGGCGGCATCGGTGTTGACTTGAATATGGGCTGTTCCGCTCCGCCGATTGTACGAACAGGGGCGGGCGTTGCTTGGATGCTCAAGCCACTTAACACGACAGCCGAGGCGGTGCGCTCGGTTAAACAAGCGCTTGAGGCATATTCTACGGAACAAGGCAGATCGTTTAGACTGAGCGTAAAGCTGAGGCTCGGTGCGGCCGCCGACTATGCGTATCTTTTACGCTTTTGTACGATGCTGATTGATGAAGGCGTGCAGCTTATCACAATCCACCCGCGCCTGCAGCGGCAAAGCTATGCGCGTCCGGCTCTCCACGAATACGGCTGCGCTCGCAAAGGATTTGCCTATCCCGGTATACGGCAACGGAGACATCAATTCGGCAGAGAAACTGCAAACCGCCGCGCAGCACTATCCTTGCGCGGGGTGGATGATCGGGCGCGCTGCGGTACAAATGCCGTGGGTTTTTGA
- a CDS encoding alanine racemase → MRNVSNQSITSIRRKNWNSGLQEGRNLDILVQVNTSAEESKFGCAPGEAETLVKAIATLPHVTIRGFMTIGLFSEKRQGSGMLPLP, encoded by the coding sequence ATGCGCAATGTATCCAATCAATCGATAACCTCGATACGGCGCAAAAACTGGAACAGCGGCTTACAGGAAGGCCGTAACCTCGACATCTTAGTGCAGGTAAACACCTCAGCGGAGGAAAGCAAATTCGGCTGTGCGCCGGGAGAAGCGGAGACTTTGGTAAAAGCCATCGCTACCCTGCCCCATGTCACTATCCGTGGGTTTATGACCATCGGATTATTCTCGGAGAAGAGACAAGGTTCGGGCATGCTTCCGCTGCCTTAA
- the rpmF gene encoding 50S ribosomal protein L32, producing the protein MAVPRAKTSKARTRRRRGINMRLNAPHLVECANCGNLILSHHVCSKCGFYRGHQVVDPDTLN; encoded by the coding sequence ATGGCAGTGCCAAGAGCTAAAACATCAAAAGCACGCACACGCCGCCGCCGAGGAATCAATATGCGGTTAAATGCGCCTCATCTTGTGGAGTGTGCAAATTGTGGAAATTTAATTTTATCTCACCACGTATGTTCCAAATGCGGTTTCTATCGCGGACATCAAGTTGTTGATCCCGATACATTAAATTAA
- the acpP gene encoding acyl carrier protein, whose amino-acid sequence MDELFAQIQKLIAEKLEIDADKITLDSFRQDLGADSLDTYELVYAIEEEMGIKIPDGKVSEFETVRDAYDFIKSQSK is encoded by the coding sequence ATGGACGAATTGTTTGCTCAAATTCAAAAGCTGATTGCAGAAAAATTGGAAATCGATGCAGATAAAATTACACTCGATTCTTTCCGACAAGATCTCGGCGCAGATAGCCTTGATACCTATGAACTGGTATATGCAATCGAAGAGGAGATGGGAATCAAGATACCCGACGGGAAAGTAAGTGAATTCGAAACCGTGAGGGATGCGTACGATTTTATTAAATCTCAGTCGAAATAA
- a CDS encoding ribonuclease III domain-containing protein — protein MAFHHRSFSNEHSDSPINNERLEFLGDSVLGMIVATELYLAHPDKPEGDLAKLKLRSFPKTLFHCTESQYRYISNAGAW, from the coding sequence ATAGCCTTCCATCATCGCTCGTTCTCTAATGAACATAGCGATTCTCCTATTAATAATGAGCGGCTTGAATTTTTGGGCGATTCCGTACTTGGTATGATTGTTGCAACGGAGCTGTATCTTGCTCATCCCGATAAACCTGAAGGGGATCTTGCAAAATTAAAGCTGCGGTCGTTTCCGAAGACTCTTTTCCATTGCACTGAATCTCAATATCGATACATATCTAATGCTGGGGCATGGTGA
- a CDS encoding ribonuclease III family protein: MLGHGEEVSGGRKKALLADAVEALIGALYLDSGFKVAQQFVLKIIEPQLQLVEQNKHRYRDYKSLLQEYVQKKYRIIPKYVLVETSGPDHDRVFQVKVVIKEREYNPAFKSKRSGTGGCRGCLESLVPVNKGEKYVFVCKKRF, encoded by the coding sequence ATGCTGGGGCATGGTGAAGAAGTGTCGGGCGGAAGAAAAAAAGCCCTGCTCGCCGATGCGGTGGAAGCTCTTATCGGTGCACTCTATTTAGATTCGGGCTTCAAGGTCGCTCAACAGTTTGTATTGAAAATTATTGAACCGCAGCTGCAGTTGGTGGAACAAAATAAACATCGATATAGAGATTATAAATCTTTGCTGCAAGAATACGTGCAAAAAAAATACCGCATTATCCCTAAATATGTGCTGGTAGAGACATCGGGGCCGGATCACGATAGGGTTTTTCAAGTAAAGGTTGTCATCAAAGAGAGGGAATATAATCCTGCTTTTAAAAGTAAAAGAAGCGGAACAGGCGGCTGCAGAGGTTGCCTGGAAAGCCTTGTGCCTGTAAATAAGGGGGAAAAATATGTTTTCGTTTGTAAAAAAAGATTCTGA
- a CDS encoding methyl-accepting chemotaxis protein, whose protein sequence is MFSFVKKDSEAGKDTVVPITSGIVLQIKEVEALMSAAEDIALNIRSRITGASQVLFKNLKQEHQFEAFTDSIHSILDSIMSIQEQLQEVHSCTTALEDTAGKASSSVEQITDSVNRVANIVTDRISVTSQLTDAVAKGSLKVKDLFAVIDSLNQNIDAVKDIIGSINDVSAQTNLLAMNAAIESAHAGKAGLGFAVVAGEIRKLSEATALNAADASKTLKNMVEALEVARDTADETRTAMTLIGNSVNETTASL, encoded by the coding sequence ATGTTTTCGTTTGTAAAAAAAGATTCTGAAGCCGGAAAGGATACAGTAGTACCTATAACAAGCGGTATCGTACTCCAGATAAAAGAAGTAGAAGCTTTGATGTCCGCTGCAGAAGATATCGCGTTAAATATCAGAAGCAGGATAACCGGTGCGTCACAAGTACTTTTTAAAAACCTCAAACAAGAACATCAATTTGAAGCGTTCACCGATAGTATCCATTCAATCCTGGATTCCATTATGTCGATTCAGGAGCAGTTGCAAGAAGTGCATAGCTGTACTACTGCGCTGGAAGATACGGCTGGAAAAGCAAGTTCTTCGGTAGAGCAAATAACCGATTCGGTAAATCGCGTTGCAAACATCGTTACCGATAGAATTTCGGTTACTTCTCAGTTAACGGATGCCGTTGCGAAAGGCTCATTAAAGGTAAAAGACTTATTTGCGGTTATCGACAGCCTTAATCAAAACATTGATGCGGTTAAAGATATTATCGGATCGATAAATGATGTCAGCGCTCAGACGAACCTACTTGCGATGAACGCTGCCATAGAGTCGGCACATGCAGGGAAGGCTGGCCTCGGCTTTGCAGTTGTTGCCGGTGAAATTAGAAAGCTTTCTGAAGCGACGGCGCTCAATGCTGCCGATGCTTCTAAGACCCTCAAAAATATGGTCGAAGCACTTGAGGTCGCGCGGGATACCGCCGACGAAACGCGTACTGCGATGACACTTATCGGTAATTCGGTAAATGAGACGACTGCGTCTTTGTAG
- a CDS encoding CZB domain-containing protein, with protein sequence MNMLAGTSTSVRDAVMLVPESAADLNNRADTAIEYINKIADQADKGKNMLFTLQTTANEVSDLMSSALFNMNNIIDSTVVVDAAVEKGIDLVNGKTVADEYAPFARIVLKHLGWVTKVRALIDGRLDVNTIELGDHKKCDLGRWIEKKLRCMKV encoded by the coding sequence ATGAATATGCTTGCGGGAACGAGCACATCGGTACGCGACGCTGTTATGTTGGTGCCGGAGTCTGCGGCAGACTTGAATAATCGTGCGGATACCGCTATTGAATATATCAATAAAATAGCTGATCAAGCGGATAAAGGGAAAAATATGTTGTTTACTTTGCAGACAACTGCGAATGAAGTAAGCGATTTAATGAGTAGTGCCCTGTTTAATATGAACAATATTATTGATAGTACCGTTGTGGTCGATGCTGCAGTAGAAAAAGGTATTGATCTGGTAAACGGAAAGACAGTAGCGGATGAGTATGCGCCATTTGCGCGCATTGTATTGAAACATCTCGGTTGGGTTACTAAGGTGCGTGCCTTGATCGATGGGCGGCTTGATGTAAACACAATAGAATTGGGTGATCATAAAAAATGTGATTTAGGGCGATGGATTGAAAAGAAGCTCCGCTGTATGAAGGTTTAA